A genome region from Erigeron canadensis isolate Cc75 chromosome 3, C_canadensis_v1, whole genome shotgun sequence includes the following:
- the LOC122590830 gene encoding uncharacterized protein DDB_G0283697, with protein MLILMKEILRNSCERAYLLTNKEDEARTIDIMRVLMTYGFDPVNGSVVNDSLLKKKQVKAAVRKLLHEVVKLSAIPIDPNLPPPIIKRPPPKVKQTPPPPRRRVGRDDVEMKKGDWLCPKCDFMNFAKNTECMQCDAKRPKRQLLPGEWECPECQFLNYRRNMDCFHCQCKRPADEFTENQLRERQFGQRSRFDNTPSRKEVSDAWNFDFDENESDGAEVAAFEYADSRKLDEDFSTNRQRDDENISRPDNNHFQNRRPLRPQETGYSGFGAKPGVGFDDFDDEEDDDVSNYELDTKPSNASVNFSDLDVDPESEDENYDACRPVSSVSSPRNKRTSKSTRRKSAYSDDGIDFNSDDDLPVHPNWKSSHVADFRHRSRGPMGSKYGSDEDSDLNSGDEDSSDDDFPPKRKGRMNTRSNEYRKSKNDFSDEDDRFSGDRSRGRTQIHDRRKNLGKGSSFSKGPGSRGNYDGHRKDSYEGGSRDFRSHKRENFSEKQNHRSNMARGSSGGGAADSYLDHERFSRPRVNVR; from the exons ATGCTCATCTTGATGAAGGAGAT CTTAAGGAATTCTTGCGAACGGGCATATTTGCTCACAAATAAAGAAGATGAGGCAAGAACAATTGACATCATGCGTGTACTAATGACATATGGGTTTGATCCGGTAAACGGGTCAGTTGTCAATGACTCACTTTTGAAGAAAAAACAAGTAAAGGCCGCAGTACGCAAATTACTTCATGAAGTGGTTAAATTAAGTGCAATTCCGATAGACCCTAACCTTCCACCACCTATCATCAAAAGGCCGCCTCCCAAGGTCAAGCAAACGCCACCTCCTCCAAGAAGACGTGTTGGTCGTGATGATGTTGAGATGAAAAAGGGCGACTGGCTTTGTCCAAA GTGTGACTTCATGAATTTTGCAAAGAACACAGAGTGTATGCAATGTGATGCCAAACGACCAAAGAGACAACTGCTTCCAGGCGAATGGGAATGCCCTGA GTGTCAGTTTTTGAATTACAGAAGAAATATGGATTGTTTCCACTGTCAATGCAAACGCCCAGCAGATGAATTTACTGAAAATCAATTGCGAGAAAGGCAATTTggtcaaaggtcaagatttgaCAACACTCCAAGCAGGAAAGAAGTTTCTGATGCATggaactttgattttgatgaaaatgaatCTGATGGTGCTGAAGTCGCTGCTTTTGAGTATGCAGATTCCCGAAAATTAGATGAAGATTTTTCAACAAACAGACAGAGAGATGATGAAAATATATCACGACCTGACAACAATCACTTTCAGAATAGGAGGCCCCTAAGGCCTCAAGAAACAGGGTACTCAGGCTTTGGTGCTAAACCGGGTGTTGGGtttgatgattttgatgatgaggaagacGATGATGTGAGTAATTATGAGTTAGATACAAAACCGAGCAATGCTTCAGTTAACTTTTCTGATCTTGATGTTGATCCCGAGTCTGAAGATGAGAATTATGATGCTTGTAGGCCTGTTTCTTCTGTTTCTTCCCCAAGAAATAAACGCACGTCAAAATCTACTCGACGGAAATCTGCATATTCTGATGATGGTATTGATTTTAACTCGGATGATGATCTACCAGTTCATCCAAACTGGAAATCAAGTCACGTGGCTGATTTCAGACACAGAAGCAGAGGCCCAATGGGGAGCAAGTACGGCTCAGATGAAGATTCTGATCTCAACTCTGGTGATGAAGACtcgagtgatgatgatttcccACCTAAAAGAAAGGGACGGATGAATACAAGGTCAAACGAGTATCGTAAATCCAAAAATGACTTTTCTGATGAAGATGACCGGTTCAGCGGAGATAGATCCAGAGGGAGAACACAGATTCATGATAGAAGAAAGAATCTTGGCAAGGGCTCGAGCTTTTCAAAAGGGCCAGGATCAAGAGGTAACTATGATGGTCATAGAAAAGATTCATATGAGGGTGGTTCACGTGATTTTAGAAGTCACAAACGTGAAAACTTCAGTGAGAAACAGAATCACCGATCAAATATGGCCCGAGGTTCTTCAGGTGGAGGAGCAGCTGACAGTTATTTAGATCATGAAAGGTTTAGTAGGCCAAGGGTTAATGTACGGTGA
- the LOC122594595 gene encoding uncharacterized protein LOC122594595, with protein MTPAKEAAAILKRLREKKEEILERVVREEERITAESLKEWKAKSARTEEIAARTKQEEEWKTNRIKENSSMRLVLYSYNGRVNRVVKLEEFEVDELCVVESLKIRELVLEDQSRVLYTDIDSRVLQQVMDFCKERATVKCSGTEDLLKAFDSMYLQQLSSTHWSCLSKILCAACTLEIPSLADLTSTAIVNMVGEKDTRVILKMFHFARQNISLEEMEQGREDLQYWAKLK; from the exons atGACGCCCGCAAAAGAAGCTGCAGCGATATTAAAAAGATTAagggaaaagaaagaagaaattctgGAGAGAGTTGTAAGGGAGGAAGAAAGAATCACGGCGGAAAGTTTGAAGGAATGGAAAGCAAAATCTGCGAGGACAGAAGAAATTGCGGCGAGGACAAAACAAGAGGAGGAATGGAAAACGAACCGGATAAAAGAAAATTCGTCGATGAGATTAGTTTTATATAGTTATAATGGCAGAGTGAATCGTGTAGTGAAATTGGAGGAGTTTGAGGTGGATGAGCTATGTGTGGTGGAATCTCTAAAGATCCGTGAGTTGGTTTTGGAAGATCAATCACGTGTACTTTATACAGACATCGACAGCCGAGTGCTACAACAAGTTATGGACTTCTGTAAGGAACGTGCGACGGTCAAGTGTAGTGGTACGGAGGACCTTCTGAAAGCTTTCGATTCCATGTATCTGCAACAACTCTCCTCCACCCATTGGAGCTGTCTTAGCAAAATCCTTTGT GCTGCTTGTACGCTAGAAATTCCCAGCCTCGCCGACCTAACGAGTACTGCTATTGTTAACATGGTCGGTGAAAAGGATACGCGTGTCATTCTCAAGATGTTCCACTTCGCGCGGCAGAACATCTCTCTTGAAGAGATGGAACAAGGGAGGGAAGATTTACAATATTGGGCCAAATTGAAGTAG